A single region of the Hyphomicrobiales bacterium genome encodes:
- the mazG gene encoding Nucleoside triphosphate pyrophosphohydrolase: MKASRDINQLIAIMAALRTPGSGCPWDLDQNFATIAPYTIEEAYEVADAIERGDMDDLCEELGDVLLQVVFHARMAEEAGEFAFGDVVEAITSKLIRRHPHVFGTARDLSPERVKALWDSIKSEEKTERRRRRQERGLADEGRAGLLDGIARTLPALTRADKLQRKAAGVGFDWLEAREVVAKLREELDEIDAALTMADPSAVIEEVGDLIFAAVNLARHAGGDAEAALALTNAKFERRFAYIERQLASAGRTTAEASLDEMEDLWQEAKHDEKAATSAEASVLPDSSGTRATP; this comes from the coding sequence ATGAAGGCCTCTCGGGATATCAACCAGCTCATTGCGATCATGGCTGCGTTGCGAACACCTGGCAGCGGATGCCCGTGGGATCTCGATCAGAACTTTGCGACAATCGCGCCTTACACGATTGAGGAAGCCTATGAGGTCGCTGATGCGATCGAGCGCGGCGACATGGACGATCTCTGCGAGGAGCTGGGCGATGTCCTCCTTCAGGTCGTTTTTCACGCGCGCATGGCAGAGGAAGCCGGCGAGTTCGCTTTTGGGGACGTGGTCGAGGCCATCACCAGCAAGCTCATCCGGCGGCATCCTCACGTCTTCGGCACGGCGCGGGACTTGTCCCCAGAGCGCGTCAAAGCCCTTTGGGACAGTATCAAGAGTGAGGAAAAGACCGAACGCCGGCGCCGGCGCCAGGAACGCGGTCTGGCTGATGAAGGCCGGGCAGGGTTGCTGGATGGCATCGCGCGGACGCTCCCTGCCCTCACCCGTGCCGATAAACTTCAGCGCAAGGCGGCTGGTGTGGGATTCGACTGGCTGGAGGCACGCGAGGTTGTGGCGAAACTACGCGAGGAACTGGACGAGATCGACGCTGCGCTGACGATGGCCGACCCATCTGCGGTGATCGAGGAAGTCGGCGATTTGATATTCGCGGCGGTCAATTTGGCGCGCCACGCCGGCGGCGACGCCGAAGCTGCGCTTGCCCTGACAAACGCCAAGTTTGAGCGGCGCTTCGCTTATATCGAGAGGCAGCTTGCTTCCGCCGGGCGGACAACCGCGGAAGCAAGTCTCGATGAGATGGAAGATCTCTGGCAGGAGGCCAAGCACGATGAGAAAGCTGCGACCTCTGCCGAAGCGAGCGTTTTACCGGATTCGTCTGGCACCCGGGCAACGCCTTAG
- the hfq gene encoding RNA-binding protein Hfq, whose protein sequence is MAGERAQNLQDTFLNHLRKNKVPLTIFLVNGVKLQGVVTWFDNFCVLLRRDGHSQLVYKHAISTIMPGHPIQLFEPSDDIGSEKV, encoded by the coding sequence ATGGCGGGCGAACGCGCGCAAAATCTGCAGGACACCTTTCTCAACCACCTTCGCAAGAACAAGGTTCCGCTGACGATTTTCCTCGTCAACGGTGTCAAGCTTCAGGGTGTTGTGACTTGGTTCGACAACTTTTGTGTATTGCTGCGCCGCGATGGGCACTCGCAGCTAGTCTATAAGCACGCTATATCGACGATCATGCCTGGACATCCGATCCAGCTGTTTGAGCCGAGTGACGATATAGGGTCAGAAAAGGTCTGA
- the hflX gene encoding ribosome rescue factor HflX, translated as MTQPDKRKDAFQPSPPSSVDHEGKNTRVLVIGPYLTRSTSERSGENAARDAAARLDEAVGLARAIDLTIVRAIQLSLTNVRPATYLGSGKVEELAGIVKADDIELVIMDCALSPVQQRNLERALGAKVIDRTGLILDIFGQRARTREGSLQVELAHLTYQKSRLVRSWTHLERQRGGFGFLGGPGETQIETDRRLIQERMSRIERDLEHVKRTRSLHRESRRRVPYPIIALVGYTNAGKSTLFNRLSAAKVMAEDLLFATLDPTARAIELPHGSKAILSDTVGFISDLPTMLVAAFRATLEDVIEADVLLHVRDVSHGDTEAQASDVETILRELGVDPSNGQRLIEVWNKADLLAPEERAKLDNLASRRPAELRPVLVSAVSGEGMDGLLSAIESRLAQGRAIYHVVLEPQAGDVLNWLYEEAEILDRRSDEDGSILLAVRIADAKEPRLLRRCPGARRIR; from the coding sequence ATGACGCAACCCGATAAGCGTAAGGACGCGTTTCAACCGTCGCCGCCTTCCTCTGTTGATCACGAAGGCAAGAATACTCGCGTTCTCGTGATCGGGCCCTACCTGACACGCAGCACATCCGAGCGCAGCGGCGAGAACGCGGCGCGGGACGCGGCTGCACGGCTCGATGAAGCCGTAGGTCTCGCGCGGGCGATCGATTTGACGATCGTCCGTGCGATCCAGCTCAGTCTCACCAACGTCCGCCCCGCTACCTATCTCGGCTCGGGCAAGGTGGAGGAGTTGGCGGGTATAGTGAAGGCCGATGACATCGAGCTCGTCATCATGGATTGCGCGCTCTCACCCGTGCAGCAACGCAATCTCGAACGGGCTCTCGGTGCCAAGGTCATCGACCGAACGGGACTTATCCTGGACATTTTCGGGCAGCGGGCGCGTACGCGCGAAGGTTCGCTCCAGGTTGAGCTCGCCCATCTCACCTACCAGAAGAGCCGCCTTGTCCGCTCATGGACGCATCTTGAGCGGCAGCGCGGCGGATTCGGCTTCCTTGGCGGCCCCGGAGAGACGCAGATCGAAACCGATCGCCGTCTCATCCAGGAGCGGATGAGCCGAATCGAGCGTGACCTCGAACATGTCAAGCGGACGCGTTCGCTTCACCGCGAGAGCAGGCGCCGCGTTCCCTATCCCATCATCGCTCTGGTGGGTTACACCAACGCCGGCAAGTCGACGCTGTTCAATCGCCTGTCTGCGGCCAAGGTGATGGCCGAGGACCTGCTGTTCGCGACACTTGACCCCACGGCCCGCGCGATCGAGCTGCCTCACGGCTCGAAAGCCATCCTTTCGGACACGGTCGGCTTCATCTCCGATCTTCCAACCATGCTGGTCGCAGCCTTCAGGGCAACGCTGGAAGACGTGATCGAGGCAGACGTCCTTCTGCATGTCCGGGACGTGTCCCATGGCGACACCGAGGCCCAGGCGAGCGATGTGGAGACCATACTTCGCGAACTCGGCGTCGACCCAAGCAATGGGCAGCGCCTGATCGAGGTGTGGAACAAGGCCGACCTCCTTGCGCCGGAAGAACGCGCCAAACTGGACAATCTCGCATCACGCAGGCCAGCCGAACTTCGGCCTGTTCTGGTGTCGGCCGTCAGCGGGGAGGGGATGGATGGCCTGCTTTCCGCGATCGAGTCCCGACTGGCGCAGGGTCGCGCGATCTATCATGTCGTCCTGGAGCCGCAGGCCGGCGACGTCCTGAACTGGCTCTATGAAGAAGCTGAGATTCTCGATCGGCGTTCAGACGAGGATGGCAGCATCCTGTTGGCCGTTCGCATCGCGGACGCCAAGGAACCCCGGTTGCTAAGGCGTTGCCCGGGTGCCAGACGAATCCGGTAA
- the ntrY gene encoding Nitrogen regulation protein NtrY, which yields MSQFDNSVVALHHCPVLFNRFDPSETAGQYFVSLSADLPKERKSRVSGILGTIAVTLALISALVTFVVLAGMTPILPTHIVVVWALFINGILVLLLVSVILWETYSLFRARREGAAAAGLHVRIVSLFSLVAALPAILVAIVASITLERGLDPWFTSSLKGLITNTVEIAHAYRDSQCRNMVRETELMAADLNRAKVLFNADRKLFHDFMLSRSVFLGFPSAMLVSEDGKVLERIEQKSLENLSPPSDEDIKDANTTDPVCLIPQSGNLFRSLIKLDWPEPTLLYVARTVDPRAVEFPAAAQTGVAYYQALEEKKLGIQIAFASMFALVALIVLLSAVWFGLSFANRLVMPVRRLIHATDQVASGNFYVQVPIRRAEGDLAHLGATFNKMTSELRQQHDGLVAASDVIDKRRRFNEAVLAGVSAGVIGTDAAGMITIVNPSAEAILQADGGSVIGKPIVEALPEVAPLLDEVLAGRQRQLIQGQIALNRDGRERMLNVRVTSEQAVGQDKGLVVTLDDITDLVSAQRTSAWADVARRIAHEIKNPLTPIQLSAERIRRKYGKVIVEDRAIFDQCVATIVRQVDDIKRMVDEFSSFARMPKPTHAMEDVVDTVRQVVFLMRVGTPDITFNEQLPEEGITAYFDRRLISQAVTNIVKNATEAVMAVDGNTRGIGQIDVSVREQDGIITIDVSDNGKGFPKEHRQRLLEPYMTTREGGTGLGLAIVGKILEDHGGGIELLDHPGVSAGGPGARVRMWFPKSGISETGSGGVASTDSKDDIKRRAIG from the coding sequence ATGTCGCAATTCGACAACAGTGTTGTAGCTCTGCATCATTGTCCGGTGCTATTCAACCGATTCGATCCTAGCGAAACGGCGGGCCAATATTTCGTGAGCTTATCGGCGGATCTTCCCAAGGAACGCAAATCCCGCGTGTCCGGCATATTAGGAACGATCGCGGTCACGCTGGCGTTGATCTCGGCGCTGGTGACGTTCGTTGTGCTCGCCGGCATGACGCCGATCCTTCCGACGCATATCGTTGTCGTCTGGGCGCTGTTCATCAACGGCATCCTCGTCCTGCTCCTCGTCTCGGTCATCCTGTGGGAGACATACAGCCTGTTCAGGGCGAGGCGGGAAGGGGCGGCCGCGGCAGGCCTTCATGTCCGCATCGTCTCGCTGTTCAGCCTGGTGGCGGCGCTTCCGGCCATCCTTGTCGCGATCGTGGCGTCGATCACGCTCGAACGCGGCCTTGACCCCTGGTTCACCAGCTCGCTGAAGGGGCTCATCACCAATACGGTCGAGATCGCGCATGCCTATCGCGACAGCCAATGCCGCAACATGGTGCGCGAAACGGAATTGATGGCGGCCGATCTCAATCGGGCCAAGGTGCTGTTCAACGCAGACCGCAAGCTGTTCCACGACTTCATGTTGTCGCGCTCGGTCTTCCTCGGGTTCCCCTCGGCCATGCTTGTCAGCGAAGATGGCAAGGTGCTGGAGCGCATCGAGCAGAAGTCGCTCGAAAATCTCTCGCCCCCGTCGGACGAAGATATCAAGGACGCCAATACCACCGACCCGGTCTGCCTCATTCCGCAGTCCGGCAACCTGTTCCGTTCGCTCATCAAGCTGGATTGGCCGGAGCCCACACTTCTCTATGTGGCGCGAACTGTCGATCCGCGTGCCGTCGAGTTCCCGGCCGCCGCGCAGACAGGTGTCGCTTATTATCAAGCTCTCGAGGAAAAGAAGCTCGGCATCCAGATCGCCTTCGCATCGATGTTCGCGCTGGTCGCGCTCATCGTGCTTTTGTCGGCGGTGTGGTTCGGCTTGAGCTTCGCCAACCGGCTCGTCATGCCCGTCCGCCGGCTGATTCACGCGACGGACCAGGTCGCAAGCGGCAATTTCTACGTGCAGGTGCCTATCCGGCGCGCCGAGGGCGATCTCGCGCATCTTGGCGCGACATTCAACAAGATGACGAGCGAACTCAGGCAGCAGCACGACGGCCTGGTCGCGGCGAGCGATGTCATCGACAAGCGACGGCGCTTCAACGAAGCCGTCCTTGCCGGTGTTTCGGCGGGTGTTATCGGAACGGACGCGGCGGGGATGATCACGATCGTCAACCCGTCGGCGGAAGCGATCCTGCAGGCGGATGGTGGCTCGGTCATTGGCAAGCCCATTGTCGAGGCGCTGCCGGAAGTGGCGCCCCTGCTCGACGAGGTGCTCGCTGGCCGGCAACGACAGCTGATCCAGGGGCAGATCGCCCTGAACCGGGACGGGCGCGAGCGCATGCTCAACGTGCGCGTCACCAGCGAGCAGGCTGTGGGGCAGGACAAGGGCCTGGTCGTCACGCTCGACGACATAACCGATCTCGTCTCGGCCCAGCGCACGTCGGCCTGGGCGGATGTTGCCCGGCGCATCGCCCATGAAATCAAGAACCCGCTCACGCCGATCCAGCTGTCGGCGGAGCGGATTCGTCGCAAATACGGCAAGGTTATTGTCGAGGATCGCGCGATTTTCGACCAATGCGTCGCGACGATCGTTCGCCAGGTCGACGACATCAAGCGCATGGTCGACGAGTTCTCCTCCTTTGCGCGGATGCCGAAACCGACCCATGCGATGGAAGACGTCGTCGACACCGTGCGCCAGGTCGTCTTCCTGATGCGCGTGGGTACGCCGGATATCACTTTCAACGAACAGCTGCCGGAGGAGGGGATCACCGCCTATTTCGACCGCCGGCTGATTTCCCAGGCGGTCACGAATATCGTGAAGAACGCGACCGAGGCGGTAATGGCCGTCGATGGCAATACGCGCGGCATCGGGCAGATCGACGTCAGCGTGCGCGAACAGGACGGCATCATCACGATCGATGTCAGTGACAACGGCAAGGGTTTTCCAAAGGAGCACAGGCAACGATTGCTTGAGCCTTACATGACGACCCGCGAAGGCGGCACGGGCCTCGGCCTCGCCATCGTCGGTAAAATTCTCGAGGACCACGGCGGCGGCATCGAGCTGCTCGACCATCCGGGCGTGAGTGCCGGAGGGCCGGGCGCGCGCGTCCGCATGTGGTTCCCCAAGTCCGGTATTTCCGAGACTGGCAGTGGTGGCGTTGCGTCAACCGACAGCAAGGACGACATCAAACGAAGGGCAATTGGATGA
- a CDS encoding PRC-barrel domain protein, with the protein MDHTAETTNLIGSDKVSGTEVYNGSGEHLGEISSVMIDKVSGKVAYAVMSFGGFLGIGEQYHPLPWSTLTYDTAKGGYVVNLSREQLEGAPHYEARDTPDWGDRAYERRLHDYYGVNPYWGI; encoded by the coding sequence GTGGACCACACGGCTGAGACAACGAACTTGATCGGCTCCGATAAAGTCTCGGGGACCGAGGTTTATAATGGTTCTGGAGAACACCTTGGCGAGATATCAAGCGTGATGATCGACAAGGTCAGTGGAAAAGTCGCCTATGCCGTCATGTCGTTCGGTGGCTTTCTTGGAATCGGCGAACAATACCATCCGCTGCCATGGTCAACATTGACATACGATACCGCAAAAGGGGGCTACGTGGTGAATTTAAGCCGCGAGCAGCTTGAGGGCGCACCGCACTACGAGGCGCGCGACACTCCAGATTGGGGCGACCGTGCCTATGAACGGCGCCTTCACGACTACTACGGCGTGAATCCATACTGGGGAATCTAG
- a CDS encoding conserved hypothetical protein (Evidence 4 : Unknown function but conserved in other organisms) has translation MHHGIRSTSDTDSALASLRADLREIMSEFRPPVDKIISILNSLEPFAATAERIRSRNDLLSFFEEKSDEVDFAPALDCRFPFFWGRFSRAWIEDGNATVSPDPTVVSLFSDPRIYRSRQSHP, from the coding sequence ATGCATCACGGCATCAGGTCGACCTCCGACACGGATTCTGCTCTGGCATCGTTGAGAGCAGACTTACGGGAGATCATGTCTGAGTTTCGTCCTCCCGTGGATAAGATTATCAGTATTTTAAATAGCTTAGAGCCTTTTGCTGCGACTGCAGAGCGCATCCGATCGCGCAATGATCTTCTTTCGTTTTTCGAGGAAAAGAGCGACGAGGTCGATTTTGCTCCCGCGCTTGATTGCCGCTTCCCTTTCTTCTGGGGGCGTTTTTCAAGAGCGTGGATCGAGGACGGCAATGCCACGGTGTCACCGGATCCCACGGTTGTCAGTCTTTTCAGTGATCCGCGAATTTACCGCAGCAGGCAGTCTCACCCATAG
- the ntrX gene encoding Nitrogen assimilation regulatory protein NtrX, with protein MSADILIVDDEADIRELVGGILDDEGHRTRTAGGSDEALAAIEARRPQLVFLDIWLQGSRLDGLQVLDVIKEQNPEVPVVMISGHGNIETAVSAIKRGAYDFIEKPFKADRLVLVAERALEASRLKREVRELRTRSGQTSRMVGRSPIINQLRQTIERVGPTNARVLISGPSGSGKELAARTLHMNSQRANGPFIVINAAAITPDTMESELFGVEAADGRGRRIGALEEAHGGTLYIDEVGDMPRETQNRILRVLVDQNFQRVGGTTRVHVDVRIISSTSRDLTQEIAEGHFREDLFHRLGVVPIRIPSVAERREDVPELISFFMEQISVATGLAKRVIADDAMAVLQSHDWPGNVRQLRNNVERLMILTGGDPDAAISADLLPAEIGTLVPTTPAGSGGEKLMSLSLRDAREIFEREYLVAQINRFSGNISRTAEFIGMERSALHRKLKSLGIGS; from the coding sequence ATGAGCGCCGACATCCTCATCGTCGACGACGAAGCGGATATTCGTGAACTCGTAGGCGGCATACTCGATGACGAGGGCCATAGGACCCGGACGGCTGGTGGTTCTGACGAAGCCTTGGCCGCGATAGAAGCCCGCCGACCGCAGCTGGTCTTCCTCGATATCTGGCTGCAGGGCAGCCGTCTCGACGGCCTCCAGGTGCTGGACGTCATCAAGGAGCAGAATCCGGAAGTGCCGGTCGTCATGATTTCCGGGCATGGCAATATCGAAACCGCAGTCTCCGCGATCAAGCGCGGCGCGTATGATTTCATCGAAAAGCCGTTCAAGGCGGATCGCCTGGTTCTGGTGGCTGAGCGCGCGCTGGAGGCCTCCCGCCTGAAGCGCGAGGTGCGCGAACTCCGGACGCGCTCCGGCCAGACCAGCCGGATGGTGGGCCGCTCCCCGATCATCAACCAGTTGCGGCAGACCATCGAGCGTGTGGGTCCGACCAACGCCCGCGTGCTGATCAGCGGCCCGTCCGGCTCCGGCAAGGAGCTGGCAGCCCGCACGCTGCATATGAACTCGCAACGCGCCAATGGCCCGTTCATTGTCATCAATGCGGCGGCGATCACGCCTGACACGATGGAGAGTGAACTTTTCGGGGTCGAGGCGGCCGATGGACGTGGCCGGCGCATTGGCGCGCTGGAGGAGGCCCACGGTGGGACGCTCTATATAGACGAAGTCGGTGACATGCCCCGGGAAACGCAGAACCGCATTCTGCGTGTGTTGGTCGACCAGAACTTCCAGCGGGTAGGGGGCACCACGCGCGTTCACGTCGACGTGCGTATCATCTCCTCCACGAGCCGTGATCTCACGCAGGAGATCGCCGAGGGCCACTTCCGGGAAGACCTGTTTCACCGGCTGGGTGTCGTGCCGATCCGGATTCCATCGGTAGCCGAGCGGCGTGAGGACGTGCCGGAACTCATCAGCTTCTTCATGGAGCAGATCTCGGTGGCCACAGGGCTCGCCAAGCGCGTCATCGCCGACGATGCCATGGCCGTACTTCAGTCGCACGATTGGCCGGGCAATGTGCGTCAACTGCGTAACAATGTGGAACGGTTGATGATATTGACGGGCGGTGATCCTGATGCGGCGATTTCCGCCGATCTGTTGCCTGCCGAAATCGGGACGCTCGTGCCCACCACGCCTGCTGGCAGCGGTGGCGAGAAGCTGATGAGTCTGTCGTTGCGGGACGCCCGCGAGATCTTCGAGCGTGAGTATCTCGTGGCGCAAATCAACCGATTCTCGGGCAATATCTCGCGGACTGCGGAGTTTATCGGCATGGAGCGCTCTGCCTTGCACAGGAAGTTGAAGTCGCTCGGCATTGGCTCCTGA
- the hupB gene encoding DNA-binding protein HU-beta — translation MNKGDLVSAVAEKANLTKVQATEALDAAIDAITAALKAGDEVKLVGFGTFAVADRAAGTARNPRTGETIQVPASKTPKFKAGAGLKEAVNGK, via the coding sequence ATGAACAAAGGTGATCTTGTTTCGGCGGTGGCCGAGAAGGCCAACCTTACGAAAGTTCAGGCCACGGAGGCTCTGGACGCTGCCATCGACGCCATCACCGCCGCTCTCAAGGCCGGTGACGAGGTGAAGCTGGTGGGCTTCGGCACCTTCGCCGTCGCTGATCGCGCGGCAGGCACCGCTCGTAACCCGCGCACGGGTGAGACCATTCAGGTTCCGGCGTCGAAGACGCCCAAGTTCAAGGCCGGTGCCGGCCTCAAGGAAGCCGTCAACGGCAAGTAA